The Oncorhynchus kisutch isolate 150728-3 linkage group LG8, Okis_V2, whole genome shotgun sequence DNA segment ACATGGTGGTCGATGACAAAACTTGCTCTAACAATTCCTATGGTGATAAACATGTATAAATTGTAGAATTGGAAACCCCATCTTAAAAGGGGTTTGGCAGTGTCTAATCTCAGAATCCAGAACCAAATCTAGAGTGAATGCCGGCCTCTGGCCAGCTACCAGACTTGGTGTGGGAGGGCTTGTTGAGATGTTTGGCCTAATGTGAGCGGCGAAGTCCATATGCCCTCCTCTGAAATCCTTTTAGCCATCTGTGGGCctaaattaccccccccccccctttccaaaATTCTAAAGATGCCAGGTTTACACCAACCCGGCAAAAtcgtgatttgtccaaataaTCAGTGACACAAAAACCGGCTCACCAGAAGAATGGTTCCTAGTAACCCTCATATTCCCATTCCCAGTTGTGAGACACTATGCATGTCTCTAATATGACTAGTTACATATTAGAGACATTCGTATCTAAGTGCTGCTTACCCTGcctaaatcctaaccttaaccactaggTAGAAAAACACTGACCTTAGATTGGAGTCTAGGGGCAATGTGATCCTAGTACTATTGCTACTGATATGGAGGTGGAGGCTGGGGAGCGTAAACAGGAATATTACACAGCACAATGGGGAACAGCACCTTGAGGTCCGTGGAACCTCTGATACGTAGACTCACCTGCAGGAGAGAAGAAGAACAGGAAGAAAAGACAACATCAGAACAGAAGGATAGGCATTGGGCCAGTCCAATCACCTATTTAACCTACGATTTTGAGGAGATCTGTGCAGGTTATACAGATGTAAGCAATATGGCAAAAAATTGCACCTGGGCTATCGAGAGGGCAAGTAGGGGTGATTTCCATATGGCTTATACCTCTCAGCCTCATATTTACAACAAGTCtctagagtaggagtgctgatgtagGATCAGTGTTGCATTTAAGATCATGAATaacattacatggacagggggggacctgatcctagatccgccctcctactctgagacgctttgttgAATGCAGGCCCAGATCTCCAGGAGTGCTTAGGGGATAGGGGTCGATTTGGGATTGGTAGTAAAAGCTGCATCATTTCCAGATGGATACCTACATCCACAGTGTAATCCAGCTCCAGTATAGGACAGTTGGAGATAGTGAGAGTCGTGTTGGGAGGGATGGGAAGCATCATATCGCTGTAGACCTCAGAGCTACTGGGGTTGACAGGCTGACCATCCACTGAGGCCAGGTTTTTCATCTGCAACCTCCTGTTGCACTTGTTATGGGTGTAAAACATCTGCTTCTGGATAAGGGTCGCATGCGGAGTCACTATCCGAGAGGAGCCGTTACTAAGCTCACAGATGATTTTCACCATCTCTCCTATAGAAAAAAAAAGGGGATTCAAaggtgagatgtgtctgtttatTGGAGTGTGTAAACACAACTATCTTGGAAGACTTGACAAGTGAACAGGAATTTCTATTGAGTCTTCATTTATTTCACAATAATAGATGAGTAATTTTGTACACCAGTCATGCGCTGGAAAACTCAGGCACGCACACATAGCATTTCTAGCTAACATTCTGACACAATTATTCCCTTGTTCACAAAGAGAGACCCACTTCTTAGACCAAATCTGGGTGCATACCACAGTCTGCTGGCTAACATATTGGTCTTGTTTTGTAAAATACTAGCCTTGTGAACAAGAACTTACTGCTGCATTCCCAGTTCATTTCACATCGTGCATGTAGAATGTGAACTCAGGATGGTTGAAGTTTAGAAAAATACAACAATGTCAGGGCTGGAGCCCCTCTAAGGAAATGTTTTTTATTGTTCCAGTACTAGCTTCCTGTGTACGTGTACATTAACTTGCCtaacgctacagaaacaggagttTGGTCCAAAGGGCAGGAGCCTTTCGGGCTTGGACAAGGCTTACTTACCTGGGACAAAGCCTTTCCTCTCAGTGCAGACAGTCATTGAGATGGGACCTGAGGCACACCAGAGGCAGCACAGGGTCTTAGTGTTGCTGCCTGCCAGAGGAGCCTGGAACAACACACAGATTTGGGATCAGGCTATACTTTGTATGGCTGTGACAAATGCTGAAATTCTTCCTTCAACTCAAACCAATCTAATATGTCATAGGCCTATATCAAAAGGGAATCAGTTGGATAACCTACATAAGGCAATTATAATAGGATGACATTTAACTCATTGACATTCAAGGTTGGTGTAATGCCCAGGTAGGTTCAGATAGACAATGGGAGGACATGCCCTTACCAGAAGATGTGGTTGGTTGGCATCTATGTGGCTGGCAAAGTTGAACTCAGTCACAAATTCCTTGGCTAGATGCCATGGCCTGTGTATCTCCACCTTCATTGAGTAAATGATACTGCCATGCACCCCATGGAAAGAGGAGGGGAAGtttctgaatgaatgaaaataagTTTAACAATAATGGTCAGACCTTGAATATACAACAgtgaataaaacacacacacacacagtaataagACGTCATACACACCCTTGTGGGATTTGGCATGTGAATGGGTACACATGGGTTCCTGGTTGAAGTGTGGTGTTAGGGACCGCTGAAGATTGAAAACAAAACAGTTCatttaaacacaacacaacagctagctgactagctagctaTGATTATAACTCCAATGTgatacacagacgcacacacaccttTTCAAATACACCGGTGTATCACAATTCAGATTATGATGCATATTTGTAAATAACTAACTGTGTAGCTAGCTAAGTAATAACATAACTACCGTTATTTTCTTGCATTACGATTTGAGAGAAGTTGAAGAATTCCAGCCTTGCCGAGTGGACTCGTCGTTGCCTTCTGCGTCGTCCTCTtcttccaccacctcctccttgtGTTGTCCACTGTACCTTTGCTTTTCCATTTAATGTTAATGTTATAGAGCTGAGCTTTGTTTCTTTCGAAAGATCAAAGGAAATCTGACCTGCCATAAAGTCACCACTCGAGAAAGTAACTCTCGGGTTATTGGCGTTGAAATGTATTGTAAAATTTTTAAACGTTTCTCCAAACATTTTTTGTGCAAAAAAAATGGCTCTGAAGAAAAAGCAAcaactgtgtgtgtactgtttaaACCAGACTGCGCAAGCCCACGATATGCACACAGGGGCGTCTCGTGCTGAACCGTTCTTCTTGAATGGGAATGTTAACCCGTTAATGTCCCTTCAGTCAATCAAAGTATTTTAAAAACGTAACTAGAACAATTGCAACCTGCATGGTTTAGATATGATGGCGATGATTTCATATGGTTTAGAGATATGAAAGTAATGAGATGTAGCCAAATGAATTAAGTTCAATTCATTAACTGCAATGACAATTTAGCTACTGACAACTAATATCTAAAatagcaatttagctagctagctaaacagctTCACAATCGATCAACTCATCATTCATTCCACTGAGAGCACATATTTTGAGGGAAATGTGCAGGTAAATTTCTGTTGTCTTTAAACTAAGGTGGTTTGATTGGCTTTGTTTGTGCATGGAGAAAGCGATACCTTTCAAGGCTATTGTTTGACCACGGAGAAAGTGTCAACACCTGGGCGGTGATCAGTAAGGCACAATCCACAATGACAACATTCCGCTTGAAATATATTCGGGCAGATATGCCTCTGACATGTGCAGTACAGTAAGAAATCTTGTCAGGCCAGCTCAGTATTGCAGATATAAATGCCATGCAGGCACGGAGCGGGACCATACTTAACATGTGTCAAGAGAGACATGTCTTTTCTACGcaatatacactcagtggccagtttattaggtacacaacCATTCACGAAAATTGTTAGCTCGGACAGAAAGTGGTcttggcttgctatataaaacaGGCAGACAGTTACTGTActattgaacgttagaatgggccaaacgagtgacctaagcgactttgagcatTGCATGATTTTCGATGCCAGTTCTCAGAAACTGCTGGCCTCCTGGGATTTTTACGCACGACAAGTGTCTAGGTCCCTCAAGCtaaactctggacctcgaagccagttccactacattttttcattttttcacTCTAGTCGGGAACTGATTTAGATAGACCTCGGCCACCAGGTGGGTACAATTAATTAGCAGgttgaacagaaaaccagcaggctccagacctcgtagggtaagagtcgAATGCCTCTGGTCTAGGGTTAACAGAGATTGGTGCGACCAACAAAAAACATCGGTCAGCGGTAGtactgtgggtgaaaacagctcgttgatgacaagtcgaaggagaatggcaagaattttGCCAACTAAGAggtgggccacaaacaggcaaattaCGGCatagtacaacagtggtgtgcagaacggcatcgcAGAATGCACGACTCGTCGATCCTTGTCACAGTTGGGCTAtttccgttttgtcaccaaagccccatatactacccaccattgcgacctgtacgctctcgttggctggccctcgcttcattctcgtcgccaaacccactggctccatgtcatctacaagaccctgctaggtaaagtccccccttatctcagctcgctggtcaccatagcatctcccacctgtagcacacgctccagcagttatatctctctagtcacccccaaaaccaattatttctttggccgcctctccttccagttctctgctgcctgctgccaatgactggaacgaactacaaaaatctctgaaactggaaacacttatctccctcactagctttaagcaccaactgtcagagcagctcacagattactgcacctctacatagcccacctataatttagcccaaacaactacctctttcccaactgtattttatttatttatttattttgctcctttgcaccccattatttttatttctactttgcacattcttccattgcaaaactaccattccagtgttttacttgctatattgtatttactttgccaccatggcctttttttgcctttacctcccttctcacctaatttgctcacattgtatatagacttgtttatactgtattattgactgtatgtttgttttactccatgtgtaactctgtgtcgttgtatctgtcgaactgctttgctttatcttggccaggtcgcaattgtaaatgagaacttgttctcaacttgcctacctggttaaataaaggtgaaataaaataaaattaaatttCAACAGACGATGAcactgggttccactcctatcagctaaaaacaagaagtggcTCCACTTGATTTTTGTCAATGAATTTGTGGAACAGTGTTGCACATTCAGAGATGGTGACAACTCAGGTGTATTGTTATTTCCTTGCCACTAGATGGTGATAGTTCCTTTACTTTTGTATGATGTTCAGCGTTTCATCTGAGCAGCTCAATGAAGACAACTAATGCtgcgttcataaccaagtgggaagttGGTATTTAGCACATACGACTgggaaaaatccacttgaacGTCCCTCCAGCTCGTAATTACTTGTGGGAAACTAGTCTGTCATCCTGAGCTCTGACTTCTCCCACATCCTGACCTCTGACTTCTCCCACATCCTGACCTCTGACTTCTCCCACATCCTGACCTCTGATGTCACCTACTAAAGGAAATGACCTTGATAACAGCATTTTCAGCAGTTAAATGTAACAAAACATTATTTCTAATAATCTATCTATTAATATGACTTTTGAACACTGTAATTGTTAAgcatgggttaactgccttgttcagaatgaCACATTTTTGCCTTGTTGGCTCGGGATTCAATTCAGCTActatttcagttactggcccgatgctctaaccactaggctacctgctgccccagacTGGCGTCATATTAGAAATCTGTGCAGGAAGCAATGAGAAGCAAAAGCCATTTTCAATGTGTGGTTGTTGAACAATGAATGTGTTTAATCTTAAAGGGAGCCTATCGGTAACATTCAATGGCACCCTCTTTTAATGTCAATATCTTCAATTTCAGATATCAAGCTGCAGTAGTGTTTTCAAAGCTTCACTTTGCACTCTGGTTTTAAGAGAGAATACAATCTCCACATTGTTGAAAATGGTTTATTAGAAAAACATTTATTAGAAAATGGTTTATTAGAAAAACATTTATTAGAAAAACATTTCTGGGACATAAATTCTAGGACATTTCTAGGACATAAAATCACTTGACGCAAGTTACTTTGGCCACATATCTTTCCATTCCCACTGTGTCGTTCTTCATAGTGAACTTAGCAGAGAGACATCGACTGCCAGTGCTCTTGTGCTCTTGTCTTCACGATGggtacgtcccaaatgacaccctattcattACTTAtatattagtgcactacttttaaccagggcgcATAGGTCAAAAGAAGGGTActggatagggaatagggtgccattgaatCTTTCTCACTGGGGCAGTAAAGTGCAACAGTTTGAACAATTGACTTGTCAGAGGTCAAGCCGGGCTGTGTAAATGTATTGAGGCCATGTGTTACAAGATGTAGAGCATGCCTTGGTCTTGTAACAATGAGAGTTCATAGATGGTTATCATACCACACTACATGGATCACTGCTCAATGCTGTTAGAACACTACACCTTGACAGTTTGCACACGAATATACACACACTGCTCATTAGTCATGCCTCTGTTTTTGTGTCCTCTTAAGCAAAGGAGAAGGATGAGGACCTTCAAATACAGCTGTAtcaaaatgtttttatatatatgcTGTATATATGAGGAAAAACCTCTTCAAGAGCATCCCAAACTCATCTCAAAGAGACATTCAACATAAGAGCAAGTTGTCATCATTAATTGAGGAAAGCATCTTCCCCTGGTAAATTCCCTTGAATTGTCCATTAGACGTGATGACTCCTCTTGATCCCTTTTTATCGTAATACACACATAAATAGTggagtagaaaaaacatgtttcaTGTTTAAATTGGACAGAGGATTGCAGTGACTCAATCTCACTGGCGTTCTCTACAGAGTGATCATGACCACCCTTGCTCTGCCAGGTGGACCTCTGCCATGATTGGGCATTGTTCACAAACGTTTGTTAGGACAAGATGGGCAGTTGAGTTAAGACGAGGAGTTTTGTCTGACCACGTCCTCAGAGTTGTTCCTGGTCTCCTGGCCAGGGCAACATCTCGATTCTCCATCCTTTTCCAAAAGTGTACACTTCCATCACTGATTTAGAAGCATGGGATTTGTTTaagcattggctggagggagTTTCCACTGTTGTAAAATCCTTGTGACAAAGCCTGTGTTTAGAGCCATCCAAATGATCCAATTCTGATTGTTTTTCTCCATGTCCAGTATATATTTTGTTTGCTTCCACATTCAGTTTTACGTGACCCATATCAGATTCACGGATTGCCACTGATGTAGCCTCTGAAATAGTGCACAGGTGAAATTCTTGTCACTTTTCCACATTCTTTAGTGGGGTGATTGTCgtgttacagtttttctcagtcgctttggtgcatttcttagatcaaaagtgcaattcttgatactacttgtacaaattccaaatcatctagtcacttgtgcacatcattaaagcaatttcttattcctttgaacaaattgcaattgataatgtacaggtgtcagcttttttccacattatcaattgctcatgtcatgttgatcaaaatatagtagatggttctctgttgaatagtcttacccctcaaaacatctaggcattagttccttgcatcataagccattacatgcaaaattgttgaactatttgtcataaactgtcaagcatagttttacacatttctattagactttttgtacaaaaacgtgaattgatgaatcgtgcaggtgaaattgaccctcactcatgaaggaatgtaaagtgttagttcaaccaacaatcaaccagttgtctaaattgctcaaaggtgcatctcatgaagaatcaattggcaagcatttatagacagaccacaacacagagttgcaattttccaataatggatggaccaggaaacgaacagggtcaacagccaagaggaggaagaagaggaacaaggatgcgtggtggaaggcaaaacagaggaagaggcagaagaggacataggcgcatatctgatgacataagggccactattgtagaccatgttgtcaatcatggccttacaatggctgagggaggtcgaagggtgcagccgaatattgggagatcaaccgtgtcaatagttcaaacgtttcgaagagagaacaggtatgtcccccaatgtacagtgcactgttactgtatataagcagtatactgtatacttcctacaatgcttcatattacagtagtccacttgtatttcacagcatacagaaatatactctatacagatacatactgcaccttacatgcacccacctgtatgttttacagtaaaatgtgtgttcgcatagtttttgtctatgtgaaagtgtgcgatgcatcactgcatttttccccacataggaCTGCAAGATTACCTCAAACCAGTGGCAGAGGACGCCTTTTCACACCTCAACAGGAGGAGGCTATTTGCACCATGGTCCGAGTAACCAATGCCATGAGACTCAGGGAAATACAACggaccattatagaagacaacgatgtctttgaaaacatccatacggttagcatctcaaccatcgacagggtgctgcatagaaaccagatgagtatgaaacagttgtaccgtgtaccattccaaaggaatgaggacagagttaaggagctacggtaccagtatgtacaggtaaaacatatctatgtaactactttacagcaacattttatagtgatacatagtacagtaagcataaactgcacacatttccattgcggtggaaggaacatgcaatatatgtacattttatgtcactcttccttaccaaaacaaattcaactgtgtgttctgggatatagcgtataatggagttggaatcaagtgaaccctctcacaactttgtatacgtggatgaggctggcttcaacctgaccaaatgcagaaggcagggtcggaatatcatcggtcacagagctactgtggatttgccaggccaacggggaggaaatatcaccatgtgtgctgctatttcggagcatggtgtcctaacccatatcccccttATAGGGCCATACAACATCCAGCATCTACTCTCTACAGGGCTCTCATCCCTGATGATGAGAGGGGTCTGTTTAGAGAGGATTTGCCAAAGTATGTGGTCATTTGTGATAATGTGAGTTTCCATCGATCAAACATCATAAGGCAATGGTTTGTAACCCACCTGAGGATGCTCATAGAATTCCTCCTCCTTATTCACcattccttaacccaattgaggagttattttcagcatggaggtggaaggtgtacgatcgtcagccacacacacagatgaccctgctggctgcaatggatgcagcatgtgaggacatcacagtagacacctgcagaggatggataaggcattccaaaagattctttccacgctgcattggaagggaaaatatccggtatgatgtggatgagaatatgtgggccgacagacaggaacgtctggatgtgtagagacagcacaacagtgctgtgggcaaagttgtgccttaggggtggtttcctgtgtttctttctaatttagttttttttcctttgggttgtccagtctctttcaatcaataacccacatacagtaatatgtaaatagtactgttggaattgatatatgccatagaaGTGCAGCCTTGTGCATTTTCAGTACAGTAACTGTCATGTAGCCtaagtttacatcaggtaatactgtcaaagtacacagttacattgacaacaagcctaaacattttgacgaccttgttcgtgaacaatgactcaatgacttatcattctgatgacactgacatgatcattggcatgaatatttacttttgagagatgtcctaaggatttttagtgactgactagctttagaaacatatctattgtatatttcagtttgtacaaattgttctgagaaatgtacttattattttgcacatgttagggatgatgtgataaatgcaccaaagcgactgagaaaaactgtcATTATTTTATTGTTTGAGTGTCCAGACTGAGGGTGCCTATGAAACATCAGAATTATATCAAGATTGAGAAATGTGGACTAAATCTGAATTCAAAAGATCAGTTtctgggctgcctgtgtagaTGCAGCCAAAGTGTACACATTTTGGAGAACGACGAAGAATCAGGACTCAGcccaggtcacatggtcagcccTATCACAAGAGAACCAAGGATGGTTAAGTGAAGCATAACCTGGGATTGGGCGTATCCTTTTAGGGTCTGTATCTCCCTTAGTTTTTGAAAGGATTTTCAATATTAAAAGATTGTTACACTAGTTTAAACCTCACTATTTGTACATGATTAACACCTACAATGTTGGATTGTTTCAGCTAGGTTCCACTGTTAGTAAGAGTGGAAATTTGAGGACTTTTGATTTGCTTTGAAGGGGCTTAATTCCACTCAATGAGAGGTTTTCAGTAACAGTGGAGGGTATAAAGCTTTGTACACAGGGACTAATCCGGGAGCAAAGGGATCCAGCTGGTTTGTACACGGGACTAATCCGGGAGCAAGGGGATCCAGCTGGTTTGTATACAGGGACTAATCCGGGAGCAAGGGGATCCAGCTGGTTTGTACACAGGGACTAATCCGGGAGCAAGGGGATCCAGCTGGTTTGTACACAGGGACTAATCCGGGAGCAAGGGGATCCAGCTGGTTTGTACACAGGGACTAATCCGGGAGCAAGGGGATCCAGCTGGTTTGTACACAGGGACTAATCCGGGAGCAAGGGGATCCAGCTGGTTTGAAACTGGAAGTCTATTTGTTGTGGGTGGGTGTTTGGCACGCTTTGCTACAAGGCTGTTGCTCCCAGGCAACAGGACCTTTTGACTACAtactttacacacacatacacagtcggacgcacaaacacacacacacattagatttACAGCAGGGGTGTTGAACTCATTTTCCCCCGGGGGCCGCATTCGGTCTTCAATGATGTCCGGAAGGCCGCACTGAAAATGTGTTATATTTCCTAGTCCTCTAGCCATCTTATTTAGAATTTTTGATGCTTCCTGTCTAGTAATTATTAGAGAGCTGGACAGTCAAGAAACTGTATGAATATAGGGAAAAAAATGTATCCattaaaatatacagttgaagtcggaagtttacatacaccttagccaattacatttaaactcagtttttcataattcctgacatttaatcagagtaaaaattccctgtattaggtcagttgggatcaccacttgattttaagaatgtgaaatgtcagaataatagtagagagaatgatttatttcagcttgtatttctttcatcatattcccagtgtgtcagaagtttacatacactcaattagtatttggtagcattgcctttaaattgtttaacttgggtcaaacgtttcgggtagccttccacacgcttcccacaaattgttggtgaattttggcccattcctcctgacagagctggtgtaactgaatcaggtttgtaggcctccttgctcacacacaatttttcagttctgcccacacattgtctataggattgaggtcagggctttgtgatggccactccaataccttgactttttagtcctttagccattttggaagtatgcttggggtcattgtccatttggaagacccatttgcgaccaagctttaaccttctgactgatgtcttgagatattgcctcaatatatccacataattttcctgcttcatgatgccatctattttgtgaagtgcaccagtccctcctgcagcaaagcacccccacaacatgatgctgccaacccctgtgcttcacggttggaatgttgttcttcagcttgcaaaccttttcctccaaacataacaatggtcattatagccaaacagttctatttttatctcatcagaccagaggacatttctccaaaaagtacgatctttgtccccatgtgcagttgcaaaccgtagtctgacttttttatggcggttttggagcagtggcttcc contains these protein-coding regions:
- the LOC109896023 gene encoding arrestin domain-containing protein 3 isoform X2; the encoded protein is MKVEIHRPWHLAKEFVTEFNFASHIDANQPHLLAPLAGSNTKTLCCLWCASGPISMTVCTERKGFVPGEMVKIICELSNGSSRIVTPHATLIQKQMFYTHNKCNRRLQMKNLASVDGQPVNPSSSEVYSDMMLPIPPNTTLTISNCPILELDYTVDVSLRIRGSTDLKVLFPIVLCNIPVYAPQPPPPYQ
- the LOC109896023 gene encoding arrestin domain-containing protein 3 isoform X1; protein product: MFGETFKNFTIHFNANNPRVTFSSGDFMAGQISFDLSKETKLSSITLTLNGKAKVQWTTQGGGGGRRGRRRRQRRVHSARLEFFNFSQIVMQENNAVPNTTLQPGTHVYPFTCQIPQGNFPSSFHGVHGSIIYSMKVEIHRPWHLAKEFVTEFNFASHIDANQPHLLAPLAGSNTKTLCCLWCASGPISMTVCTERKGFVPGEMVKIICELSNGSSRIVTPHATLIQKQMFYTHNKCNRRLQMKNLASVDGQPVNPSSSEVYSDMMLPIPPNTTLTISNCPILELDYTVDVSLRIRGSTDLKVLFPIVLCNIPVYAPQPPPPYQ